The Penicillium digitatum chromosome 6, complete sequence genome has a window encoding:
- a CDS encoding Alpha-L-rhamnosidase A yields MPNVVDVRFEYHEAKEIGIGEDRPRISWSYSGEDQSWTQQSYTIEISRHGVTKTFDSDSDQCLFILWPTTPLLSMEVALVRVRASDKNGNATEWSDVARVETGLLNQDDWQCHLIEAETIEQTEGFNRPIVFRREFSLQKPIRRARLYVTAHGIYAAKLNGSSIGDHVLSPGWTNYTNRLTYQTYDVSSLVDHGLNTLHVTVAPGWYCGRLGWGAGKTNLYGSTLGLVALLRVECEEGDPILLGTDSGWQWGYGPTLSAEIYDGEVFDATQSLSQLTQWGSVACKPITDRLESPDGPPIRRTQEIQPIGILKSPSGQSIIDMGQNIVGWLRIKVSGGTAGHQIQLQFAEVLEDGECATRTLRNAKARDTVILDGQGTLEWEPDFTYHGFRYVGVDNWPGTLTTDSVKGIVVHTDMKKTGSFSCSNPLLNRLHENITWSMRGNFVGIPTDCPQRDERLGWTGDINVFADAGNYLYRTGGILKTWLDDLRYEQRRAGGIVPLVVPSVFEGFDQDAHAIWGDVSVMLPWSLYRATGDSQFLARQYSSMKAWLDVIPRRENRLWNYISEWKLGDWLDPAAPSDDCGKATTDPTFVSDTFLAHITTLMKSISEILGEKEDVQAYTVALEKIRSAFCHEYITPAGLVANCTQTAFALAIQFNLIPSEEQEQHAARYLSRIILESRYKIGTGFAGTPYIGHALSKVGLTDVFYRMLLSRKNPSWLYPVTMGATTVWERWDSMLPNGAINPGEMTSFNHYALGAVASWMHGFILGFRIEEAGWKTITIEPTPGGGLKWAEGEYLSGYGIYRVRWKITQDSEMQEESIWVEVRIPPNTAAKVKLPGLEEFKHVGSGSHSWKVPYQSTQWPPEPFVLPFGQREPFPVDESLPCPWDRNTE; encoded by the coding sequence ATGCCAAATGTCGTTGATGTTCGCTTCGAGTATCATGAAGCAAAGGAGATTGGTATAGGAGAAGATCGCCCTCGCATCTCATGGAGTTACTCGGGAGAAGATCAGAGCTGGACACAACAGTCTTACACCATTGAGATTTCACGCCATGGGGTCACAAAAACCTTTGACTCTGACTCAGACCAATGTCTGTTTATTTTATGGCCTACAACGCCCTTGTTGTCCATGGAAGTTGCCCTCGTTCGGGTTCGCGCTTCGGATAAGAATGGCAACGCGACAGAATGGTCTGACGTAGCAAGAGTGGAAACTGGCCTGCTCAATCAGGATGACTGGCAGTGCCATCTGATTGAAGCTGAGACTATAGAGCAGACGGAAGGGTTTAATCGGCCGATAGTCTTCAGGCGAGAATTCTCTCTTCAGAAACCTATCCGTCGCGCTCGTCTTTATGTCACTGCTCATGGCATTTACGCTGCTAAACTGAATGGAAGCTCGATTGGTGACCACGTGCTGTCACCAGGGTGGACCAACTACACGAACCGGCTCACATATCAAACATATGATGTTTCCTCGCTTGTGGATCACGGCCTCAACACGCTTCATGTCACCGTTGCCCCAGGTTGGTATTGTGGGCGCCTTGGCTGGGGCGCTGGGAAGACGAATCTCTATGGCTCTACCCTTGGACTAGTCGCTCTCCTGCGAGTCGAGTGCGAGGAAGGTGACCCGATTTTGCTGGGAACAGACAGCGGATGGCAATGGGGATATGGACCGACACTTTCTGCAGAGATTTATGACGGTGAAGTCTTCGATGCAACCCAGTCATTGTCGCAACTAACCCAATGGGGGAGTGTCGCCTGCAAACCAATAACCGACCGTCTTGAATCCCCGGATGGTCCACCGATAAGGCGCACCCAAGAGATTCAACCGATTGGAATCCTGAAAAGTCCATCCGGTCAGTCTATTATTGACATGGGGCAAAATATAGTGGGCTGGCTTCGAATCAAGGTCTCTGGAGGTACCGCTGGACACCAAATCCAGCTCCAATTCGCTGAAGTCCTTGAAGATGGAGAATGCGCCACCCGCACGTTGCGGAATGCGAAGGCCCGAGATACTGTAATCTTGGATGGTCAAGGCACCCTCGAATGGGAACCAGACTTCACGTATCATGGCTTCCGCTATGTGGGAGTAGATAACTGGCCAGGTACCCTGACCACGGATTCCGTGAAGGGAATTGTGGTGCATACAGACATGAAGAAAACAGGGTCCTTTTCATGCTCGAATCCTCTGCTCAACAGACTTCACGAGAATATCACCTGGTCGATGCGAGGAAACTTCGTTGGGATACCAACCGACTGTCCGCAGCGAGACGAACGACTAGGTTGGACCGGTGACATTAATGTCTTTGCTGATGCCGGGAACTATCTCTACCGGACTGGAGGAATCCTAAAGACTTGGCTGGATGACCTCCGGTATGAACAGCGGAGGGCCGGAGGGATTGTACCGCTAGTGGTTCCAAGCGTGTTCGAAGGCTTTGATCAAGATGCACATGCAATCTGGGGAGACGTCTCCGTGATGCTTCCATGGTCCTTGTATCGAGCCACCGGTGACTCACAGTTCCTAGCTCGACAGTATTCAAGTATGAAAGCCTGGTTGGATGTCATTCCACGCCGTGAAAACCGATTGTGGAACTATATCTCCGAATGGAAACTTGGAGACTGGCTCGATCCCGCTGCTCCTTCTGATGACTGTGGAAAAGCAACCACAGATCCAACCTTCGTTTCGGATACGTTCCTCGCTCATATAACCACATTGATGAAGAGCATCAGTGAGATCTTAGGCGAGAAGGAAGATGTTCAGGCATACACGGTGGCATTGGAGAAGATTCGATCTGCCTTCTGTCACGAGTACATCACCCCGGCTGGCCTCGTGGCAAATTGCACCCAAACCGCGTTCGCGCTTGCGATCCAGTTTAATTTGATACCATCTGAAGAGCAAGAACAACACGCTGCGCGCTACCTGTCTAGAATTATACTGGAAAGTCGGTACAAGATTGGCACAGGATTTGCTGGTACTCCATATATCGGCCACGCTTTGTCCAAAGTCGGACTGACGGATGTGTTCTACCGTATGCTCCTCTCCCGGAAAAATCCAAGCTGGCTATATCCGGTAACCATGGGAGCCACTACCGTGTGGGAGCGTTGGGATAGTATGTTGCCCAATGGCGCAATCAATCCGGGAGAAATGACAAGTTTCAATCACTACGCGTTGGGAGCCGTCGCAAGCTGGATGCATGGTTTCATCCTCGGATTCCGCATTGAGGAAGCTGGCTGGAAAACCATCACAATCGAACCTACTCCCGGAGGTGGTTTGAAATGGGCCGAGGGTGAATATCTCAGCGGATATGGAATCTATAGAGTTAGGTGGAAGATTACACAAGATTCCGAAATGCAGGAGGAGAGCATTTGGGTTGAGGTTCGAATTCCGCCCAACACGGCGGCGAAGGTCAAATTGCCGGGTTTGGAGGAATTCAAACACGTCGGATCGGGATCGCATAGCTGGAAAGTCCCATATCAGTCGACACAATGGCCACCGGAGCCATTCGTTTTACCTTTTGGCCAACGAGAACCATTTCCTGTTGACGAGTCCCTCCCGTGTCCTTGGGATCGGAACACGGAGTAG